Proteins encoded by one window of Porphyromonas vaginalis:
- a CDS encoding o-succinylbenzoate synthase: MSPQESILHLPTLLPQIAERVTISVEPYTLRFRRPAKTSRGEYETKRVYYLRLQSLEQAAHVGYGECAPMPQLSCDDLPDYQVVLEKLAGQLAQAPDQFDIASLCPYPSIAFGLATAINSFLAACRSVEGETAPPFCNTPFTRGEMGIPINGLIWMGDKAYMYEQIQAKLAQGFRCLKLKIGGIDFAEELELLRYVRQHFSPEEMELRVDANGAFAPEVALERLKQLSDFHLHSIEQPIPASNQWNDLAKLTAASPLPIALDEELIGIHTRERKAQLLDEGKPHYIILKPSLHSGVDEWIELAEERGIGWWATSALESNVGLSAIAQWVSQYPIARPQGLGTGALYLNNKPSTLRLVGDQMFFRD, encoded by the coding sequence ATGTCACCACAAGAGAGCATCCTCCACCTCCCCACGCTACTGCCACAGATAGCTGAGCGAGTGACCATAAGCGTGGAGCCATACACCCTGCGCTTCCGTCGACCCGCCAAGACCTCCCGTGGCGAGTATGAGACGAAGCGGGTCTACTACCTACGCCTCCAGAGCCTCGAGCAGGCAGCTCATGTGGGTTATGGCGAGTGCGCCCCGATGCCTCAGCTCAGCTGCGATGATCTGCCCGACTACCAGGTGGTGCTAGAGAAGCTGGCGGGGCAGCTGGCGCAGGCTCCCGATCAGTTTGACATAGCCTCGCTATGCCCCTACCCTTCCATAGCTTTTGGCTTAGCCACGGCGATCAATAGCTTCCTCGCTGCTTGTCGTAGTGTCGAGGGGGAGACGGCACCTCCCTTTTGCAACACCCCATTCACGCGTGGTGAGATGGGCATCCCGATCAATGGGTTGATCTGGATGGGCGACAAAGCCTATATGTACGAACAGATCCAAGCTAAGCTAGCGCAGGGATTCCGTTGCTTGAAGCTTAAGATCGGCGGAATAGACTTTGCCGAAGAACTAGAGCTACTCCGCTACGTGCGGCAGCACTTCTCACCCGAGGAGATGGAGCTGCGGGTGGATGCCAACGGAGCTTTTGCCCCAGAGGTAGCTCTAGAGCGACTCAAGCAACTGAGCGACTTTCACCTACACTCGATCGAGCAACCGATACCTGCGAGCAATCAGTGGAACGACCTAGCGAAGCTCACGGCAGCGTCGCCTCTCCCCATAGCACTCGACGAGGAGCTGATAGGGATCCACACCCGAGAGCGCAAAGCGCAACTACTAGATGAGGGCAAGCCACACTATATCATCCTCAAGCCGTCGCTCCATAGCGGGGTCGATGAGTGGATCGAGCTGGCCGAGGAGCGTGGCATCGGCTGGTGGGCGACCTCAGCGCTGGAGTCGAACGTAGGGCTCAGTGCCATCGCTCAGTGGGTCAGCCAGTACCCGATCGCCCGCCCGCAAGGGCTCGGCACAGGCGCACTCTATCTCAACAACAAGCCCTCCACGCTACGACTCGTCGGCGACCAGATGTTTTTCAGAGATTAG
- the menB gene encoding 1,4-dihydroxy-2-naphthoyl-CoA synthase, whose protein sequence is MSEKNQRVWKPLKEYEDILFDYYNGIARITINRERYRNAFTPTTTAEMSDALRICREDQSINVVVLTGAGDKAFCSGGDQNVKGRGGYIGKDGVPRLSVLDVQKQIRSIPKPVIAAVNGYAIGGGHVLHVVCDLSIASENAIFGQTGPRVGSFDAGFGSSYLARVVGQKKAREIWFLCRQYSAQEALDMGLVNKVVPLDQLEDEYVQWAEEMMLLSPLALRMIKAGLNAELDGQAGIQELAGDATLLYYLTDEAQEGKNAFLEKRKPNFEQYPKFP, encoded by the coding sequence ATGAGTGAAAAGAACCAACGGGTATGGAAGCCCCTCAAAGAGTACGAAGACATCCTCTTCGACTACTACAACGGCATAGCGCGCATCACGATCAATCGGGAGCGCTACCGCAACGCTTTTACGCCGACCACAACGGCCGAGATGAGCGACGCTCTGCGCATCTGCCGTGAGGATCAGAGCATCAATGTGGTGGTCCTGACGGGTGCTGGCGACAAGGCGTTTTGCTCTGGTGGAGATCAAAACGTCAAGGGGCGGGGTGGCTACATTGGCAAGGACGGCGTGCCTCGTCTGAGCGTCCTCGATGTGCAGAAGCAGATCCGTAGCATCCCCAAGCCGGTCATCGCTGCGGTCAATGGTTACGCTATCGGTGGCGGACATGTCCTCCACGTGGTGTGCGACCTCTCGATCGCTTCGGAGAATGCTATCTTCGGGCAGACGGGTCCTCGTGTAGGCAGCTTCGATGCTGGCTTTGGGTCCTCGTACCTCGCTCGTGTCGTGGGGCAAAAGAAGGCGCGTGAGATATGGTTCCTCTGCCGCCAATACTCCGCTCAGGAGGCTCTTGACATGGGACTGGTCAACAAAGTGGTGCCTCTAGACCAACTAGAAGATGAGTACGTACAGTGGGCCGAGGAGATGATGCTACTGAGCCCGCTGGCACTCCGTATGATTAAGGCAGGACTCAATGCTGAGCTGGATGGTCAGGCCGGTATCCAAGAGCTGGCAGGCGATGCGACGCTGCTCTACTACCTCACGGACGAAGCACAGGAGGGCAAGAACGCTTTTCTCGAAAAGCGCAAGCCCAACTTCGAGCAGTACCCTAAGTTCCCCTAA
- the menD gene encoding 2-succinyl-5-enolpyruvyl-6-hydroxy-3-cyclohexene-1-carboxylic-acid synthase — MEDPVISELVALLQAHGVRDVVLCPGSRNAPLVHALSHQLTGATCHSIIDERSAGFYALGLALATHRAVVVCCTSGTAVANLHPAVAEAYYQGVPLIVLSADRPERWIGQWAGQTLPQPGLFGSLVRKAVHLPEPHTEEERWYCNRLINEALLAALAPLPGPVQINVPISDPGVSLLPPTSAKHDPESSDRQPIGMQPGRRIQQLYPYSIDAQAVEPLLHRLATFERKMILVGQESWSAATSTGDNFPQNLREQFLCIGESLSNSPVSICSLDAFLASLSEVDRRALQPDLLITLGGHIVSNKMKQYLRSYPPRETWHLSPDPSVVDLFCSLTEQIIAPVEPFLETMAQSLAGCASSPYARHWRERIDQLPSPTPRYSSLEVVGSLLSLLPEEPCVLHLANSSSVRYAELFRKPRRLLTLCNRGTSGIEGSLSTALGFARQRAEERHFIVIGDLSFFYDLNALGLPEVGSNVRVLLLNNQRGSIFQSLPTLEMDRLSQRYITAEHQLRAQGWAESCGWEYLSVQEASELEETMAYFVGPADRPRLLEAFVSSEDEIAELQTYFKQLQPREEL, encoded by the coding sequence ATGGAAGATCCTGTGATCAGCGAACTAGTTGCTCTGCTTCAGGCACATGGTGTGCGTGATGTGGTGCTATGCCCGGGTAGTCGCAATGCGCCGCTCGTTCATGCACTCAGCCACCAGCTCACGGGGGCGACCTGCCACTCGATCATCGATGAGCGCAGCGCGGGCTTCTATGCGCTCGGCTTGGCTCTCGCTACGCATAGAGCGGTCGTGGTGTGCTGTACCTCTGGCACGGCGGTGGCAAACCTTCACCCAGCTGTCGCGGAGGCTTACTATCAAGGGGTGCCGCTGATTGTCCTGTCGGCCGATAGACCTGAGCGTTGGATCGGACAGTGGGCTGGACAAACGCTGCCTCAGCCAGGACTCTTCGGCTCACTGGTGCGCAAAGCGGTGCATCTGCCAGAGCCTCACACCGAGGAGGAGCGGTGGTACTGCAATCGTCTGATCAACGAAGCACTCCTCGCAGCACTGGCTCCGCTCCCTGGACCCGTGCAGATCAATGTCCCAATCAGCGACCCGGGCGTCTCCTTGCTCCCGCCAACTTCAGCAAAGCACGACCCTGAGTCCAGCGATAGACAACCCATTGGGATGCAGCCAGGGCGTCGGATCCAGCAACTTTATCCATATAGTATCGATGCGCAGGCGGTAGAGCCATTGTTACATCGGCTCGCTACGTTCGAGCGCAAGATGATACTAGTAGGACAGGAAAGTTGGTCTGCTGCGACGAGTACGGGGGATAACTTTCCACAAAACTTGCGGGAGCAATTTCTCTGTATCGGAGAGTCGCTATCGAATAGCCCCGTATCGATCTGTTCGCTCGATGCGTTCCTAGCGTCACTCAGCGAGGTGGATCGACGAGCACTACAGCCCGACCTGCTAATCACCCTCGGCGGACATATCGTCTCCAACAAGATGAAGCAGTACCTGCGCAGCTACCCGCCACGGGAGACGTGGCACCTGTCACCTGATCCCTCGGTGGTAGACCTCTTCTGCAGTCTCACCGAGCAAATCATAGCACCTGTTGAACCATTTCTTGAGACAATGGCTCAGAGCTTGGCGGGCTGTGCTAGCTCGCCCTATGCACGTCACTGGCGGGAGCGTATTGATCAACTCCCCTCTCCGACACCACGATACAGTTCTCTGGAAGTAGTGGGGAGCCTCCTAAGCCTTCTACCCGAAGAGCCTTGCGTGCTACACCTGGCTAACAGTTCGTCGGTGCGCTATGCGGAGCTTTTTCGCAAGCCTCGTCGGCTCCTCACGCTTTGCAACCGAGGCACCAGTGGCATAGAAGGCTCGCTCTCGACCGCCTTAGGCTTCGCCCGCCAGAGAGCCGAGGAGCGGCACTTCATCGTCATCGGCGACCTGAGCTTCTTCTACGATCTCAATGCACTAGGGCTGCCCGAGGTGGGGAGCAATGTGCGGGTGCTACTGCTCAACAACCAGAGAGGGAGCATCTTCCAGAGTCTGCCGACCTTAGAGATGGACCGCCTCTCGCAGCGGTACATCACTGCCGAGCATCAGCTACGAGCGCAGGGCTGGGCGGAGAGCTGTGGCTGGGAGTACCTGTCGGTGCAAGAGGCGAGCGAACTAGAAGAAACGATGGCTTACTTCGTCGGTCCTGCCGATCGTCCACGTCTCCTCGAGGCTTTCGTCTCTTCAGAGGATGAGATCGCCGAACTACAGACCTATTTCAAGCAATTACAACCAAGAGAAGAGTTATGA
- a CDS encoding chorismate-binding protein, translating to MHDIASHKAQRGRSCNGDELTTLVEERMNRCSPFACFRLPDEGRTVREIGLHHPARAAETTAEALRGREHLAGFLIAPFAVTAETPMLWIEEEQEARVLQLTECDEKTLEDFPPVAPIPQALPDSYRTTFDRFMEHLEEGTTEKLVLAHRVELPSIATAQVVAAFDKALTHYPHAFVSLCYTPQTGLWLCATPEMLLRGDGTRWQTVALAGTMPRQRDGEPPLWSEKNKREHRYVQRFIGEILEQEGIPYRALAVETTTTGALQHLQARFALQLPDGYAPITLAERLHPTPAICGTPQRVAQHVILEEESSGRSYYSGFLGWYEPERCVDLFVQIRCLQLLPEQALRLYAGGGIVRGSSLESEWQEVLHKLSAIHSLIR from the coding sequence GTGCATGACATAGCATCTCATAAGGCGCAAAGAGGTCGTAGCTGTAATGGCGACGAACTGACCACACTAGTGGAGGAGCGCATGAATCGCTGCTCCCCTTTTGCCTGCTTTCGTCTACCTGACGAGGGGCGTACGGTGCGTGAGATTGGGCTTCATCACCCAGCTCGGGCCGCGGAGACTACTGCTGAGGCACTGAGGGGTCGGGAACATTTGGCTGGCTTCTTGATAGCGCCCTTCGCCGTGACGGCTGAGACACCGATGCTCTGGATCGAAGAGGAGCAGGAGGCGAGGGTACTGCAGCTCACGGAGTGCGACGAGAAGACACTCGAAGACTTTCCCCCTGTGGCTCCGATACCGCAAGCGTTGCCCGATAGTTATCGTACGACCTTCGATCGCTTTATGGAGCATCTAGAGGAGGGGACGACGGAGAAGCTGGTCTTGGCGCATCGTGTCGAGCTGCCCAGCATCGCTACGGCACAAGTGGTTGCAGCCTTTGACAAAGCCTTGACGCACTATCCGCATGCCTTCGTGTCGCTCTGCTACACGCCTCAGACGGGACTGTGGCTCTGTGCCACACCAGAGATGCTCCTCAGAGGTGATGGCACGCGCTGGCAGACGGTAGCACTGGCTGGGACGATGCCTCGGCAACGAGATGGCGAGCCGCCCCTCTGGAGTGAGAAGAATAAGCGGGAGCATCGCTACGTGCAGCGCTTCATCGGAGAGATACTAGAGCAGGAGGGGATCCCCTACCGTGCGCTTGCGGTAGAGACAACAACGACTGGCGCATTACAACATCTCCAGGCGCGCTTTGCATTGCAGCTTCCCGACGGCTATGCACCGATCACCTTGGCGGAGCGTCTTCACCCCACGCCAGCGATCTGTGGCACGCCTCAGCGAGTGGCGCAGCATGTGATCCTCGAGGAGGAGTCCTCGGGACGTTCTTATTATTCAGGCTTCCTAGGATGGTATGAGCCTGAGCGATGCGTCGATCTTTTTGTCCAGATACGCTGTCTGCAGTTGCTCCCAGAGCAGGCTTTGCGACTCTATGCGGGGGGCGGCATCGTGCGTGGGTCCAGTCTAGAGAGCGAGTGGCAGGAGGTGCTGCACAAGCTCTCGGCAATACATAGTCTTATAAGGTAA
- a CDS encoding RelA/SpoT family protein, whose amino-acid sequence MPTHHRDDQELMRYLLRTADQLGVASYVAPYRELLERLIREGQYGASAGEDDRETFMEQAEMAQLLCDEIGLGVVSISAVLLEPPYIRGTITAQEVEELCPPGTLPLIERLAQTHELYHRYDLRQADQGEEFLLTIAEDIRVVLILLVECLNKLVYAKERMDESSRVMLAQVAQVLFVPTAHRLGLYKIKSQMEDLTFKYTDPEHYYEIKGLMGQTIVARQEYMEGFVAPIRAKLEELPLRWPYTIKSRSKTFTSIMNKMRNKGVSFEEIHDLSAMRIIIDAPPEEEYEACWLVYSIVTDLYTPNTKRLRDWISQPKANGYESLQITVQGPEGKSVEIQIRTTRMDRVAESGMAAHWRYKGVTGEASLDSQLTSMRQVIEDLAGDKEKANAQLSLRVESRDIFVFTPTGQMIRLPKGATVLDFAFAIHSNVGLMAQSAQVNGKRAKLRDKLKNGDVISITTAKNQRPSVDWLQSVTTRKAKNKIRQAIRDQQESGLQAGKELLERRFKNRHLVYQESIFTTLLRKMGYKGNMDFFIDLSEERINVPNFLDQYAELCAEAEARAAESRRVAPTPTAIKSTEAPDGREIVVSTADFKGLEYTLASCCNPKMGDEIFAYPSKSGLKIHTRNCPNAIDILGRHGDRVLPARWRGMESSTVVATLYVTALHDAVAIGRVISTLHQADDCTLLNEEQQLDGGLWHGTFTFREGERQALFALQAQLQSIKGVQQVRLEQ is encoded by the coding sequence GGACAGTATGGAGCTAGTGCAGGAGAGGACGATCGGGAGACCTTTATGGAGCAAGCTGAGATGGCTCAGCTGCTCTGCGACGAGATAGGGCTGGGTGTCGTATCGATCTCGGCAGTCCTACTAGAGCCTCCATACATCCGCGGGACTATCACGGCGCAAGAGGTCGAGGAGCTTTGTCCGCCTGGCACACTCCCCCTCATAGAGCGTCTGGCACAGACGCATGAGTTGTACCATCGCTACGACCTACGTCAGGCAGATCAAGGAGAGGAGTTTCTCCTGACCATCGCCGAGGATATACGTGTCGTCTTGATACTTCTTGTGGAGTGCCTCAATAAGTTGGTCTATGCCAAGGAGCGCATGGACGAGAGCAGTAGAGTGATGCTTGCTCAGGTGGCGCAGGTGCTCTTCGTGCCGACAGCTCACCGCCTAGGGCTTTACAAGATCAAGAGCCAGATGGAGGACTTGACCTTTAAGTACACCGACCCCGAGCATTACTACGAGATCAAGGGGCTGATGGGGCAGACGATCGTGGCACGCCAAGAGTATATGGAGGGGTTTGTAGCTCCCATTCGGGCCAAACTTGAAGAACTCCCCCTTCGCTGGCCCTACACAATCAAGTCGAGGAGCAAGACTTTTACCTCGATTATGAACAAGATGCGCAACAAAGGGGTCTCCTTTGAGGAGATCCACGACCTCTCAGCCATGCGCATCATCATCGATGCCCCGCCCGAGGAGGAGTACGAGGCGTGCTGGCTCGTTTACTCGATCGTGACGGATCTATACACACCCAATACGAAGCGCCTCCGCGACTGGATCTCGCAGCCTAAGGCAAACGGCTATGAGTCGCTACAGATCACCGTACAGGGGCCTGAGGGCAAGAGCGTAGAGATACAGATCCGCACCACCCGCATGGATCGCGTCGCTGAGAGCGGTATGGCTGCGCACTGGCGCTACAAGGGCGTCACAGGAGAGGCTAGCCTCGACTCGCAGCTCACCAGTATGCGGCAGGTGATCGAAGACTTGGCGGGGGATAAGGAGAAGGCCAATGCACAGCTCTCCCTCCGGGTCGAGTCGAGAGATATTTTTGTCTTTACCCCCACGGGGCAGATGATACGTCTGCCGAAGGGGGCTACGGTCCTAGACTTTGCCTTTGCGATACACTCTAATGTGGGGCTGATGGCGCAGAGCGCACAGGTCAATGGCAAGCGCGCTAAGCTGAGAGACAAACTGAAGAATGGCGATGTCATCAGCATCACCACGGCAAAGAACCAGCGACCCTCCGTAGACTGGCTCCAGTCGGTCACCACACGCAAGGCTAAGAACAAGATACGCCAAGCAATACGTGACCAGCAGGAGAGCGGACTGCAAGCGGGCAAGGAACTACTCGAGAGACGCTTTAAGAATAGACATCTCGTCTACCAAGAGTCTATCTTCACCACCCTCCTACGCAAGATGGGGTACAAGGGGAATATGGATTTCTTCATAGACCTCTCTGAGGAGCGGATCAATGTGCCGAACTTCCTCGATCAGTATGCGGAGCTTTGTGCCGAGGCGGAGGCTCGTGCTGCCGAGAGCAGACGGGTGGCTCCGACACCGACGGCGATCAAGTCGACAGAGGCTCCCGACGGACGGGAGATTGTGGTCTCTACGGCAGACTTCAAGGGGCTGGAGTACACACTGGCTAGCTGCTGCAACCCTAAGATGGGCGACGAAATCTTTGCCTATCCCTCCAAGTCGGGACTGAAGATACATACCCGCAACTGCCCCAACGCCATCGACATCTTAGGGCGTCACGGAGACCGCGTCCTACCAGCACGCTGGCGTGGCATGGAGAGTTCTACGGTGGTGGCAACGCTCTATGTGACGGCTCTCCATGACGCTGTCGCGATAGGACGCGTCATCTCTACGCTGCATCAAGCGGACGACTGCACGCTGCTCAACGAAGAGCAGCAGCTCGACGGGGGGCTTTGGCACGGCACCTTTACCTTTAGAGAGGGGGAGCGACAAGCGCTCTTTGCCCTACAAGCGCAACTACAAAGTATCAAAGGGGTGCAGCAAGTGCGCCTCGAACAGTAG